In a genomic window of Bacillota bacterium:
- the nirJ1 gene encoding putative heme d1 biosynthesis radical SAM protein NirJ1 → MISISRLVCGNEYFGDSLRYNKTSHGQKHGTSSGFGPVVVWNVTRTCNLRCRHCYSDSASDVVEKELSTKEALSLIDNLAEFNVPVILFSGGEPLLRPDFFELVDYARKKGIRATISTNGTLITPDLARDIKKAGVSYVGISLDGIGENNDRFRGKKGAFEAALKGIQYCRREDQKVGLRFTINKHNYLELPEIFKLLEEEDIPRVCFYHLVYSGRGSKMIEEDISHEETRSALDLIIDRTQNFHRRGLDKEVLTVDNHADGVYVYLKLLQQDPARAEEALSLLRLNGGNRSGIAIGQIDWQGNVHPDQFTQNHHLGNITQSSFAEIWGSPTSEILKGLKERKPLLTGRCKQCRWLDVCNGNFRPRAEAVHGDFWAPDPACYLTDQEIDLA, encoded by the coding sequence ATGATCAGTATAAGCAGACTGGTATGCGGCAATGAATACTTTGGTGACTCTCTACGATATAACAAGACTTCACACGGGCAAAAGCACGGCACCTCTAGTGGTTTCGGCCCGGTGGTGGTTTGGAATGTCACCCGGACCTGCAACTTAAGATGTAGACACTGTTATTCTGATTCCGCCTCTGATGTAGTGGAGAAGGAACTTTCCACTAAGGAAGCACTTTCACTTATCGATAATTTAGCGGAATTTAATGTGCCGGTGATATTGTTTTCAGGGGGAGAACCCCTGCTTCGACCGGACTTTTTTGAGTTGGTTGATTACGCCAGGAAAAAAGGCATTCGGGCTACCATTTCCACCAACGGCACCCTTATTACACCGGATTTAGCCCGCGACATCAAAAAGGCGGGCGTATCTTACGTGGGTATCAGCCTAGACGGTATTGGTGAAAATAATGATCGCTTCCGGGGCAAAAAAGGGGCCTTTGAGGCAGCACTGAAGGGTATTCAATATTGCCGCCGGGAAGACCAAAAGGTGGGCCTTCGCTTTACCATCAACAAGCATAACTACTTGGAATTACCGGAAATTTTTAAATTGCTTGAAGAAGAAGATATCCCCCGGGTATGTTTTTATCACCTGGTATATTCGGGCAGGGGAAGCAAGATGATTGAAGAAGATATTTCACATGAGGAAACAAGATCAGCATTAGATTTGATTATTGATCGCACACAGAATTTCCACCGCAGAGGATTGGATAAGGAAGTCCTTACGGTGGACAACCACGCCGATGGTGTGTACGTTTACCTGAAGCTGCTGCAGCAAGACCCGGCCAGGGCAGAAGAAGCGCTGAGCTTGCTGCGTTTAAACGGCGGCAACCGGAGTGGCATAGCCATTGGCCAAATAGACTGGCAGGGTAATGTTCATCCGGACCAGTTTACCCAAAACCACCATTTGGGTAATATTACACAGTCAAGTTTTGCAGAAATATGGGGCAGCCCCACCAGCGAGATATTGAAAGGCCTTAAGGAGCGCAAGCCGCTTTTAACCGGCCGCTGTAAGCAGTGCCGCTGGCTAGATGTATGCAACGGCAACTTCAGGCCGCGGGCCGAAGCCGTACACGGCGATTTTTGGGCCCCTGACCCGGCCTGTTATCTCACTGATCAAGAAATAGATTTAGCTTAA
- a CDS encoding heptaprenyl diphosphate synthase, whose product MKKLFDEIRSDLEIVEAELMEVVKAPDPLLTDTATHLIKAGGKRLRPAFSLLGAKFGDFEIKKVLPLAVALELIHMATLVHDDVVDSAMTRRGVLTVKALWGNKISTHIGDHLFGQSLILLSSYQGSIIPPVLADTSVKMCEGEIYQISASYDTSQTLRDYFYRIKRKTALLIAASCQLGAVACGASTKTHLALRRYGNHVGMAFQITDDILDLTAEQRRLGKPIGGDIRQGIITLPVIYALANSADRDHMLQLINKENKSDEEVFETISIVKDCGGLEYSSRIAQRYISKAKQELSPLPDIPVKETLKTIADFISFRNF is encoded by the coding sequence ATGAAAAAACTATTTGACGAAATAAGGTCTGACCTAGAAATCGTAGAAGCTGAGTTAATGGAGGTAGTTAAAGCACCGGACCCACTTTTAACCGATACGGCCACACACTTGATAAAAGCTGGCGGGAAGAGGTTACGTCCGGCTTTTAGCTTGTTAGGGGCAAAGTTCGGGGATTTTGAAATTAAAAAGGTTTTACCTTTAGCAGTGGCGTTGGAACTCATTCATATGGCCACACTGGTGCATGACGATGTAGTTGACTCCGCAATGACCCGCCGGGGGGTTCTTACTGTTAAGGCTCTGTGGGGCAATAAAATTTCTACCCATATAGGTGATCACCTGTTCGGGCAGTCTCTTATTCTTTTATCATCATATCAAGGTAGTATAATTCCCCCTGTATTGGCTGATACCAGTGTAAAGATGTGTGAAGGGGAAATCTACCAAATTTCCGCGTCTTATGATACAAGCCAAACGTTGCGCGATTATTTTTATCGCATAAAAAGAAAGACCGCCCTTTTAATCGCGGCATCTTGCCAGCTTGGGGCAGTAGCATGCGGTGCTTCTACCAAGACACACCTGGCTCTGCGCAGGTACGGAAACCACGTGGGTATGGCTTTTCAAATTACTGATGACATTCTGGACTTGACTGCTGAACAAAGGCGTCTGGGCAAGCCCATTGGCGGCGATATACGTCAAGGAATCATTACTTTGCCGGTTATCTATGCTCTTGCCAACAGCGCTGATCGAGATCATATGCTGCAGTTAATTAATAAAGAAAATAAGTCCGATGAAGAAGTTTTTGAAACTATATCTATTGTCAAGGACTGTGGCGGTCTGGAATATTCATCTAGAATAGCACAGCGGTATATATCAAAAGCTAAACAAGAGCTAAGCCCGCTTCCCGACATACCCGTTAAAGAAACGCTGAAAACCATTGCTGATTTCATTTCATTTAGGAATTTTTAG
- the cobA gene encoding uroporphyrinogen-III C-methyltransferase, whose product MTKGKVYLIGAGPGDPDLITVKGLRCINNADTVVYDRLADPRLLKKCRRDAEMIYVGKGPDRHTLKQEEINQLLVDKAKEGKTIARLKGGDPFVFGRGGEEAEVLVENQIPFEIVPGITSAIAVPAYAGIPVTHRDYTSSVSIITGNEDPTKEDSNINWEHIGNGTGTLVFLMGMGNLDKIATKLIANGRPASTPVALIRWGTRPEQKTLTGTLENIAQKAQAAEFKNPAIILVGGVVNLREKLAWLEKKPLFGKRIIVTRAREQASVLSRKISELGGEPYEFPTIKIVPPDDFSPLDDAIKQISSYQWVIFTSVNGVKIFARRLHQLGGDIRDLKGVNLCAIGPKTRLLLENYGLRVDYVPVEFRAEAIVAGLKNKLMPGDKVLLPRADIARKILPKSLKELGASVTEITTYKTVTEKNNTGELVELLKSVKVDMVTFTSSSTVRNFVSLLDTPDIKPLMTGVLVACIGPITARTAEEHGLQVSIQASEYTIEGLLKAIMQTYDQ is encoded by the coding sequence ATGACTAAAGGCAAGGTATATTTAATCGGTGCGGGCCCCGGCGATCCGGATCTAATCACGGTGAAAGGCCTGAGGTGCATAAATAATGCTGATACCGTTGTTTATGACCGCCTGGCAGACCCCAGGCTTTTAAAAAAATGCCGCCGGGATGCAGAAATGATTTACGTGGGCAAAGGACCTGACCGGCACACCTTAAAGCAGGAGGAAATAAACCAGCTGCTGGTGGATAAGGCTAAAGAGGGTAAAACCATAGCCCGCCTTAAGGGGGGGGACCCCTTCGTATTCGGAAGGGGAGGAGAAGAGGCAGAAGTTCTGGTGGAAAACCAAATCCCCTTTGAAATAGTGCCGGGCATTACATCTGCCATAGCAGTGCCTGCTTATGCCGGTATTCCCGTTACACACCGCGACTACACTTCTTCGGTGTCAATTATTACCGGTAATGAAGACCCCACCAAAGAAGATTCCAATATTAACTGGGAGCACATTGGCAACGGGACCGGGACACTGGTTTTCCTGATGGGCATGGGGAATCTGGATAAAATTGCCACAAAGTTGATAGCCAACGGACGTCCCGCGTCAACACCGGTAGCACTTATCCGCTGGGGAACTCGTCCGGAGCAAAAAACACTTACCGGAACACTGGAGAATATCGCTCAGAAAGCACAGGCAGCGGAATTTAAAAACCCGGCCATCATTCTTGTGGGCGGTGTGGTTAATTTAAGAGAAAAATTGGCCTGGCTGGAGAAAAAACCGCTATTCGGTAAAAGAATTATTGTTACCCGCGCCAGGGAACAGGCCAGCGTTCTTTCTCGTAAAATTTCCGAACTGGGCGGCGAGCCGTATGAATTTCCTACCATTAAGATTGTACCGCCGGATGACTTCTCCCCGCTGGATGATGCTATAAAACAAATATCTTCTTACCAGTGGGTTATTTTCACCAGTGTTAACGGCGTTAAAATATTTGCCCGGAGACTGCACCAACTGGGTGGGGATATAAGAGATTTAAAAGGGGTAAATCTGTGTGCCATTGGCCCTAAAACGCGTCTGCTTTTAGAAAATTACGGGCTAAGAGTTGATTATGTGCCGGTGGAATTTAGGGCGGAAGCAATAGTGGCCGGGCTTAAAAATAAACTAATGCCGGGAGACAAAGTGTTACTACCCAGGGCTGACATAGCCCGCAAGATTCTGCCCAAATCACTTAAAGAACTAGGGGCCAGCGTAACGGAGATAACCACTTACAAAACAGTGACCGAAAAGAATAATACCGGTGAGCTTGTAGAGCTGCTAAAATCGGTAAAGGTAGATATGGTTACCTTTACCAGCTCTTCCACTGTTCGTAATTTTGTATCTTTATTAGATACTCCTGATATAAAGCCATTAATGACAGGTGTTCTTGTGGCCTGTATAGGTCCTATCACGGCACGCACGGCTGAGGAACATGGACTACAAGTATCTATCCAGGCTTCAGAATATACCATTGAAGGTCTTTTAAAGGCAATTATGCAAACGTATGACCAATAA
- a CDS encoding bifunctional precorrin-2 dehydrogenase/sirohydrochlorin ferrochelatase: MTKCYPVALKLSGKLCVIVGGGKVAERKVQSLLECDAQVRVISPELTSRLWELANNGNIQYKPDKYKPADLYGAFLVISATDREDVNEAISAECRRRNILVNVVDAPAKANFFVPSTIRRGPLSISVSTNGKSPLMARLLREDLEALYGPEFGDFLEFLGSIREQAIENINNPQIRHKILSALADQETIRLLREGYLEQAKERVNNVYCSCGDQS; the protein is encoded by the coding sequence GTGACCAAATGTTATCCGGTTGCCTTAAAGCTGTCAGGCAAGCTTTGTGTTATCGTTGGCGGCGGCAAGGTTGCTGAAAGGAAGGTACAATCACTCCTGGAATGTGATGCTCAGGTTCGTGTAATCAGTCCGGAGTTAACATCCCGATTATGGGAATTAGCAAATAACGGTAATATTCAATATAAGCCGGATAAATATAAACCTGCAGACCTGTACGGTGCTTTCCTCGTAATCAGCGCTACTGACCGGGAGGATGTTAATGAAGCAATTTCTGCAGAGTGTCGGCGCAGAAATATTTTGGTTAACGTAGTTGATGCACCGGCAAAGGCAAACTTTTTCGTGCCTTCCACGATACGCAGAGGACCACTATCCATCTCTGTGTCCACTAACGGTAAAAGCCCTTTAATGGCAAGATTACTGCGTGAAGATCTAGAGGCCCTTTACGGGCCTGAATTCGGTGATTTTTTAGAGTTTTTAGGAAGCATTCGAGAACAAGCGATAGAAAATATAAATAACCCTCAAATAAGACATAAAATTCTTTCAGCGCTGGCGGATCAGGAGACTATCCGCCTTTTACGTGAAGGATATCTGGAACAGGCAAAGGAGCGGGTCAACAATGTTTATTGTAGCTGTGGGGATCAATCATAA
- a CDS encoding DUF3168 domain-containing protein: MIEQDLYNQLVSFAGLTTLVGSKIYPVKLPQSLDFTDPSLQAVTYAKISNPRRHLGTRRPRFQISCWAKRYGEVKQVAEQVQAAVEAMDETGSVFAVFPENEVDMYNSETGLYHVPVDVIIYFEE; encoded by the coding sequence ATGATTGAGCAGGACTTGTATAACCAGCTTGTTTCCTTTGCCGGGCTTACTACTCTGGTGGGAAGTAAAATATATCCGGTGAAGTTACCGCAAAGCCTTGACTTTACTGACCCAAGTCTCCAAGCAGTGACCTACGCAAAGATAAGTAATCCCCGCCGGCACCTGGGTACCAGGCGGCCGCGGTTTCAAATTTCCTGCTGGGCGAAACGATATGGGGAGGTGAAGCAAGTAGCGGAGCAAGTCCAGGCGGCCGTTGAGGCGATGGACGAAACCGGCAGTGTATTTGCGGTGTTTCCGGAAAATGAAGTGGATATGTACAACAGTGAAACTGGATTATATCACGTCCCCGTAGACGTGATTATTTATTTCGAGGAGTGA
- a CDS encoding YvrJ family protein encodes MQDVQWLANFGFAAVVAGYVLVRLEPALKDLNKSVNLLAIVVAKTNGVDYEEVKRDFMNGA; translated from the coding sequence ATGCAGGATGTACAGTGGCTAGCCAATTTTGGTTTTGCGGCAGTGGTAGCGGGATATGTTTTGGTTCGACTGGAGCCAGCGCTAAAGGACCTTAATAAATCAGTGAACCTGCTGGCAATTGTTGTTGCAAAGACCAATGGGGTGGATTATGAAGAAGTCAAGAGGGATTTTATGAATGGGGCGTGA
- a CDS encoding glutamyl-tRNA reductase produces MFIVAVGINHKTAPVEVRERMSFAEHSMPESLAGLRSYPVINGAVILSTCNRTEIYTVNEDAEQGLEDIKEFLSLKSGLDTEVIGNYLYSFFDHDAVKHLYQVAAGLDSMLLGETQILGQVRAAYELSLESGNTGRILNILFQQAIRTGKRARAETGIDQHAVSISYAAVELAKQIFKDLTGRSVLVIGAGKMSELTTKHLVANGVSGVIVSNRSFDRAVTLANQFNGIAVKFNDLFKYMGDADIVISCTAASHYVVHQKQVAEFMHKQPGKQLMMIDIAVPRDIEPDVREIPGVTVYDVDALQNVVDSNFDKRKRSAMMAETIIEEDTQEYVKWLKTQFVIPAISELKHRGEQIKQKELRRAYNRLGELSDHEKKVVSSLANSIVNQLLHDPVTRLKSYAVTDKGSVYTEALEKLFNLHTGENEDNEENQSSTANAAAKAK; encoded by the coding sequence ATGTTTATTGTAGCTGTGGGGATCAATCATAAAACGGCTCCTGTAGAAGTACGCGAAAGAATGTCTTTTGCCGAACATTCAATGCCCGAATCCCTTGCTGGATTACGGTCTTACCCGGTTATCAACGGAGCAGTTATACTTTCCACCTGTAACCGCACCGAAATATATACTGTAAACGAAGACGCAGAGCAGGGGTTAGAAGATATTAAGGAATTTCTATCCCTTAAGTCAGGCTTGGATACGGAAGTTATCGGCAACTACCTTTACAGTTTTTTTGACCATGATGCCGTAAAACACCTGTATCAAGTTGCCGCAGGACTAGATTCCATGCTGCTTGGGGAAACGCAAATACTCGGACAAGTCCGGGCTGCTTATGAATTATCTCTGGAGAGCGGTAACACCGGCCGAATATTAAATATTTTGTTTCAGCAGGCAATCCGTACCGGTAAAAGGGCAAGGGCAGAAACCGGCATTGACCAGCACGCTGTATCCATCAGCTATGCTGCCGTAGAGCTGGCCAAGCAGATATTTAAAGACCTAACCGGTCGCTCTGTTTTAGTTATCGGTGCAGGGAAAATGAGTGAACTTACTACCAAGCACCTGGTAGCGAACGGTGTTTCAGGAGTAATCGTATCCAACCGTTCTTTTGATCGTGCAGTAACTCTGGCCAATCAGTTTAATGGCATTGCAGTTAAATTTAACGACTTGTTTAAGTATATGGGAGACGCCGACATAGTAATCAGCTGTACAGCTGCCTCGCACTATGTGGTGCACCAAAAGCAGGTTGCTGAATTTATGCACAAGCAGCCGGGCAAGCAGCTGATGATGATTGATATTGCCGTACCCCGGGACATTGAGCCTGATGTGCGCGAAATCCCCGGAGTCACCGTTTATGACGTGGATGCCCTACAAAATGTGGTGGATAGTAATTTTGATAAAAGGAAGCGCTCAGCGATGATGGCAGAAACCATTATCGAAGAAGATACACAGGAATATGTAAAATGGCTGAAGACTCAATTTGTCATACCTGCCATTTCAGAATTAAAACACAGGGGAGAGCAAATCAAGCAAAAAGAGCTGCGCAGGGCATATAACCGTCTGGGAGAACTTTCCGATCACGAGAAAAAAGTAGTTAGTTCCCTGGCAAATTCCATTGTTAATCAATTATTACATGACCCTGTAACCCGTTTAAAATCATATGCCGTGACGGACAAAGGTTCGGTTTATACAGAGGCGTTGGAAAAGCTGTTTAATTTGCATACCGGGGAAAATGAAGATAATGAAGAAAACCAAAGCTCCACTGCAAATGCAGCAGCAAAAGCAAAGTGA
- a CDS encoding head-tail adaptor protein encodes MRCVMAKPGLVHPKMLDMLGDFFDSSCTIQEYTETQDEWGEPIQTWVDKIGHVDIPCSIAPSGGQEVKKADMTYVVSTHYIKLKGYYPEITEVMRAVVAGRNYDILLAGHDSRAKTTRLTVEVVR; translated from the coding sequence ATGCGTTGCGTGATGGCTAAGCCAGGTTTAGTACATCCAAAAATGTTGGACATGTTGGGTGATTTTTTTGATTCATCCTGTACCATCCAGGAATATACCGAGACCCAGGACGAGTGGGGGGAACCAATACAGACCTGGGTAGATAAAATCGGCCATGTGGATATCCCCTGCAGTATAGCCCCCAGCGGCGGCCAGGAAGTCAAAAAGGCTGACATGACCTATGTGGTGAGTACCCACTATATTAAACTGAAGGGTTATTACCCCGAAATTACGGAGGTTATGCGGGCCGTTGTTGCCGGCCGGAATTATGACATCCTTTTGGCTGGGCACGACAGCCGGGCCAAAACAACCAGGTTGACCGTGGAGGTGGTAAGGTAG
- the hemB gene encoding porphobilinogen synthase yields MAFPITRLRRLRSSDTLRRMVRENHLRIDDLIWPVFVTHGKGVKKAVSAMPGVYNYSVDVLLDELKEVIALGIPGIILFGIPANKDAVGSEGYADDGIIQKAVRAVKDAYPELLVVTDVCLCEYTDHGHCGIVKEGKVINDATLELLQRCAISHVRSGADVVAPSDMMDGRITAIRSALDGEGHTDIPIMAYSAKFASAFYGPFREAAGSAPQFGDRKSYQMDSPNGREALREIESDLEEGADIVLVKPALAYMDIIRKAKDTFNLPMAAYNVSGEYSMVKAAASQGWIDEKGVVLEYLTGLKRAGTDIILTYHALDVARWLQYSN; encoded by the coding sequence GTGGCTTTTCCTATCACCCGGTTGAGACGCCTGCGTTCCAGTGACACGCTGCGCAGGATGGTACGGGAAAATCACCTCCGTATAGACGATTTAATCTGGCCTGTCTTTGTAACGCACGGCAAGGGAGTAAAGAAGGCTGTCAGTGCCATGCCCGGTGTTTACAATTACTCTGTGGATGTGCTACTTGATGAGCTCAAGGAAGTTATCGCACTGGGCATACCCGGCATCATCCTTTTTGGAATTCCAGCCAATAAGGACGCTGTAGGGTCCGAAGGGTACGCGGACGACGGTATAATTCAAAAGGCTGTCCGGGCAGTGAAAGATGCCTACCCTGAACTCCTGGTAGTTACCGATGTTTGCCTGTGTGAATATACCGACCACGGCCATTGCGGTATAGTGAAGGAAGGAAAAGTAATCAACGATGCTACCCTGGAACTTCTCCAAAGGTGCGCTATATCTCACGTTCGCAGCGGGGCGGATGTAGTTGCCCCGTCTGATATGATGGACGGTAGGATTACGGCTATCCGGTCAGCCCTTGACGGTGAAGGCCATACAGATATACCCATCATGGCTTATTCAGCCAAGTTTGCCTCAGCCTTTTATGGCCCGTTCAGGGAAGCAGCAGGGTCTGCGCCTCAATTCGGGGATCGCAAGTCATATCAAATGGATTCCCCCAATGGGCGGGAGGCTCTGAGGGAAATAGAATCAGACCTGGAAGAGGGCGCCGATATAGTGTTGGTGAAACCCGCCCTGGCCTACATGGACATTATCAGAAAAGCTAAAGATACCTTTAACCTCCCTATGGCAGCCTATAACGTTAGCGGTGAATACTCCATGGTTAAGGCAGCGGCTTCTCAGGGATGGATAGACGAAAAGGGTGTTGTTTTGGAATATCTTACCGGGCTCAAGCGAGCGGGTACGGATATCATTCTTACTTACCATGCCCTGGATGTAGCCCGGTGGCTACAATATAGCAATTAA
- the hemC gene encoding hydroxymethylbilane synthase, giving the protein MKREIIIGTRESGLAMWQAKWVCSRLQELNPDYSFTIKGMKTTGDNILDVALAKIGDKGLFTKELELALQRKEIDMAVHSMKDLPTKLPPGLIIGAISPREYPGDVLVSTQKVTLDKLPLGARIGTSSLRRRAQLLKFRPDLEIVTVRGNINTRIRKIEEQNLHGIILAYAGVYRMGFEDMIAQKIPFSICLPAVGQGAMGLEIRDSDPEIVTVINKLDSPEARHAISAERALMKKLEGGCQVPIGALANIEGSTLTMEAVVASLDGKESIRLNLEGPVQKAWELGDQLAQRMLDIGAGEILEKARQENDIDD; this is encoded by the coding sequence ATGAAGCGCGAGATTATTATCGGCACCAGAGAAAGCGGCCTGGCCATGTGGCAGGCCAAGTGGGTATGCAGCCGGTTGCAGGAGTTAAACCCTGATTACAGCTTTACCATTAAGGGCATGAAAACCACCGGTGATAACATTTTAGATGTAGCCCTGGCTAAAATAGGGGACAAAGGACTTTTTACTAAAGAGTTGGAATTGGCCTTGCAACGAAAAGAAATAGATATGGCAGTGCACAGTATGAAAGACCTGCCCACAAAATTGCCGCCTGGCTTGATCATCGGGGCCATAAGCCCGCGGGAATATCCCGGTGACGTTCTGGTTTCCACGCAAAAAGTTACACTGGACAAACTTCCACTCGGCGCCAGGATAGGCACCAGCAGTTTAAGGCGTAGGGCTCAATTGCTTAAGTTCCGTCCTGACCTGGAAATTGTGACGGTGCGGGGGAACATAAATACTCGTATCAGAAAGATAGAGGAACAAAATCTGCACGGCATAATACTGGCGTATGCCGGGGTATATCGCATGGGATTTGAAGATATGATCGCACAAAAGATACCTTTTTCTATCTGCCTACCTGCTGTGGGGCAAGGGGCCATGGGATTGGAAATAAGGGATAGTGATCCTGAAATCGTCACGGTGATAAATAAGCTGGATAGTCCTGAAGCAAGACATGCCATTAGTGCTGAGCGAGCCTTAATGAAGAAATTGGAGGGCGGCTGTCAAGTTCCCATAGGTGCACTGGCTAATATAGAAGGCAGCACATTAACCATGGAAGCAGTGGTAGCCAGCCTGGACGGCAAGGAATCAATACGATTAAACCTGGAAGGCCCTGTCCAAAAAGCATGGGAATTGGGTGATCAGCTGGCCCAAAGGATGCTCGACATAGGGGCGGGGGAGATTCTAGAAAAGGCCAGACAGGAGAATGATATAGATGACTAA
- a CDS encoding DUF2190 family protein — protein MAKNRVFEDGRYLYVDVPADTVSGDPVVFGDIPGVAEIDRDSAGKATIDTSGVYSLAVKGKDAADANAAVSAGDIVYYDGGDINLDDTNGTRFGYALEAVTSGATATIKVKIGY, from the coding sequence ATGGCAAAAAATAGGGTTTTTGAAGATGGACGTTATTTGTATGTGGATGTGCCGGCTGACACTGTATCCGGTGATCCGGTAGTGTTCGGTGATATTCCTGGCGTAGCTGAGATTGACCGGGATAGTGCTGGTAAGGCAACTATTGATACCAGCGGGGTGTACAGTCTTGCTGTAAAAGGTAAAGACGCTGCGGATGCTAATGCTGCAGTTTCCGCCGGTGACATTGTTTATTATGACGGTGGGGACATCAACCTGGACGACACCAACGGCACCCGCTTTGGTTATGCTCTGGAGGCTGTCACTTCCGGGGCAACTGCAACTATTAAAGTCAAAATTGGATATTAG